In a genomic window of Candidatus Hydrogenedentota bacterium:
- a CDS encoding ABC transporter ATP-binding protein has translation MDRKSSKPETSGIHIESLKKRYGKGDTAVDALKGVDMVVAPGEVVGLVGPSGSGKTTLLKCLGAIIEPTSGRMRVGDNVIYDDRWMISDLRALRRDRMGFIFQAPYLIPFLDVTDNVALLPMLAGCPNAAARQRAMELLESLDVAHRARAMPSQLSGGEQQRVAIARALINRPPVVLADEPTAPLDSERALAVIRLLNQMARQFHTAIIVVTHDEKILPTFKRIYHIRDGVAFEEAGEGRA, from the coding sequence GTGGATAGGAAATCTTCAAAGCCCGAGACCAGCGGCATTCACATTGAGTCGCTCAAGAAGCGTTATGGCAAGGGCGATACCGCGGTTGACGCGCTCAAGGGGGTTGATATGGTGGTGGCGCCTGGCGAGGTCGTTGGATTGGTTGGGCCATCCGGTTCGGGCAAGACCACCCTGCTCAAGTGTCTTGGGGCCATCATCGAGCCCACCAGCGGGCGCATGCGGGTCGGGGACAATGTCATCTATGATGATAGGTGGATGATTTCTGATCTGCGGGCACTGCGACGCGATAGAATGGGGTTCATTTTCCAGGCGCCCTATTTGATTCCCTTTCTCGACGTAACCGATAACGTTGCCTTGCTTCCGATGCTTGCCGGTTGTCCCAATGCGGCGGCGCGCCAGCGTGCGATGGAATTGCTCGAATCCCTCGATGTTGCGCACCGTGCCCGGGCCATGCCCTCGCAACTTTCGGGCGGCGAGCAACAGCGCGTGGCAATCGCCCGCGCGCTTATCAATCGGCCACCCGTCGTGCTCGCGGACGAACCAACGGCACCACTGGACAGTGAACGCGCGTTGGCGGTGATCCGACTGCTGAACCAGATGGCTCGGCAATTCCATACGGCGATTATCGTCGTCACGCACGATGAAAAAATCCTCCCCACATTCAAGCGTATCTACCACATCCGCGATGGTGTGGCCTTCGAGGAGGCGGGCGAAGGACGTGCATGA